The Rhododendron vialii isolate Sample 1 chromosome 8a, ASM3025357v1 genome has a window encoding:
- the LOC131335208 gene encoding uncharacterized protein LOC131335208, whose translation MTAGEVPNERVGRAKCKLVYCSNKKKRSNTPSLPEEIIFYILVWLPADILYNSMRYVCRQWYKIIRDPLFVKEHLLRSTTGLLIQEHYSCAAQFGKFGEMNTTVTKVNFNFPNELSATCDGLVLFMDGYDDKEVYAANPLTKQRVAAPLFCFPSFRFGLTLACAYSTMEYKLVCTYRSKKSKVYHCAMVTMGKDYAWKPINCQKLSDPCRQIFRGYRFSAGGFIYWAYNTFPCVAALDVESEVFYEFPSPAVETEDTTIYYVRKGKSLSCVVVNHYKRTWDVWVLSDPRIHGWRKLHEIVLDAQKPGIRRMCFLWPIAWVSNGDVLVSGIGCKSRYIAMNVKTGKNFTFNSMEHDCGGMHDFAYSLVSFPV comes from the coding sequence ATGACTGCAGGAGAAGTTCCAAATGAGAGGGTCGGCCGCGCAAAGTGTAAACTTGTTTACTGTTCtaataaaaagaagagaagcAACACACCTTCTCTTCCTGAAGAGATTATATTCTACATCCTCGTTTGGCTTCCAGCCGATATTCTTTACAATTCAATGAGGTACGTTTGTCGGCAGTGGTATAAAATTATTCGTGACCCTCTTTTCGTAAAGGAACACCTCCTGCGGTCCACTACTGGATTGTTAATCCAAGAACATTATTCTTGTGCTGCCCAATTTGGCAAGTTTGGGGAAATGAATACCACCGTGACAAaggtaaattttaattttcctaATGAGCTTTCGGCTACCTGCGACGGTCTGGTACTGTTTATGGATGGATATGACGACAAAGAAGTGTATGCAGCAAATCCTCTCACTAAGCAAAGGGTAGCTGCTCCCCTGTTTTGTTTCCCTTCTTTTCGTTTTGGTCTCACATTAGCATGTGCTTATTCAACAATGGAATATAAATTGGTGTGCACCTATCGTTCCAAAAAGAGCAAAGTATATCATTGCGCGATGGTAACTATGGGCAAAGATTATGCATGGAAACCCATTAACTGTCAAAAGTTGTCCGATCCTTGCCGACAAATATTTAGGGGTTATAGGTTTTCTGCAGGAGGATTTATTTATTGGGCTTATAATACTTTTCCTTGTGTTGCTGCTTTGGATGTGGAATCTGAAGTGTTTTACGAGTTTCCTAGCCCGGCAGTTGAGACTGAAGACACTACTATCTATTATGTCAGAAAGGGAAAATCTCTGTCTTGTGTTGTTGTTAATCATTATAAAAGAACATGGGATGTCTGGGTCTTGTCTGATCCCAGGATTCATGGATGGAGGAAGCTCCACGAAATTGTCTTAGATGCTCAAAAACCTGGAATAAGGCGCATGTGCTTTTTATGGCCAATTGCTTGGGTGAGTAACGGTGATGTTCTGGTCTCCGGTATTGGATGCAAATCCCGCTATATTGCTATGAATGTCAAGACTGGAAAGAACTTCACATTTAATAGTATGGAGCATGATTGCGGTGGCATGCATGACTTCGCCTACAGCCTTGTCTCGTTCCCTGTATGA
- the LOC131335213 gene encoding protein TAPETUM DETERMINANT 1-like isoform X1 — translation MLRFAAFLSRARSCHEFTMNLAVRDFCAAIMMRSAPSSRRLTIALIAAIFAVGLLTTITYHNTGLRLGHGSVEESRVASEGSTAATISIPHRKLLRRATDDQEEQEVKPSRIWGDRKCSTSDIVINQGPTSPLPSGIPTYTVEIMNVCVTGCDISGIHLSCGWFSSARLINPRVFKRLRYNDCLVNAGRPLVSGRTVSFQYANTFRYPLSVSSVIC, via the exons ATGCTTCGTTTCGCAGCTTTCTTATCTAGGGCTCGTTCTTGTCATGAGTTTACGATGAACTTGGCCGTGCGTGATTTTTGTGCTGCTATTATGATGAGAAGTGCTCCATCGTCAAGGCGGCTAACTATCGCGTTAATTGCGGCGATATTTGCGGTTGGATTACTGACGACGATTACATATCATAATACAG GTCTGCGCCTTGGTCATGGTTCCGTGGAGGAGAGTCGAGTCGCTTCCGAGGGAAGTACCGCCGCTACGATCTCTATTCCGCATCGTAAACTCCTCCGTCGCG CAACTGATGatcaagaagaacaagaagtgAAGCCAAGCCGTATATGGGGAGATAGAAAATGTTCAACTTCCGACATAGTAATTAACCAGGGCCCCACATCACCCCTTCCAAGCGGCATACCCACGTACACGGTGGAGATCATGAACGTGTGCGTCACCGGCTGCGACATCTCCGGCATCCACCTCAGCTGCGGCTGGTTCAGCTCCGCCCGCCTCATCAACCCTCGCGTCTTCAAGCGCCTCCGTTACAACGACTGTCTTGTCAACGCCGGCAGGCCTCTCGTCAGCGGCCGCACCGTGTCGTTCCAATACGCCAACACCTTCCGTTACCCGCTCTCTGTCTCCTCCGTTATCTGCTGA
- the LOC131335213 gene encoding protein TAPETUM DETERMINANT 1-like isoform X2 translates to MNLAVRDFCAAIMMRSAPSSRRLTIALIAAIFAVGLLTTITYHNTGLRLGHGSVEESRVASEGSTAATISIPHRKLLRRATDDQEEQEVKPSRIWGDRKCSTSDIVINQGPTSPLPSGIPTYTVEIMNVCVTGCDISGIHLSCGWFSSARLINPRVFKRLRYNDCLVNAGRPLVSGRTVSFQYANTFRYPLSVSSVIC, encoded by the exons ATGAACTTGGCCGTGCGTGATTTTTGTGCTGCTATTATGATGAGAAGTGCTCCATCGTCAAGGCGGCTAACTATCGCGTTAATTGCGGCGATATTTGCGGTTGGATTACTGACGACGATTACATATCATAATACAG GTCTGCGCCTTGGTCATGGTTCCGTGGAGGAGAGTCGAGTCGCTTCCGAGGGAAGTACCGCCGCTACGATCTCTATTCCGCATCGTAAACTCCTCCGTCGCG CAACTGATGatcaagaagaacaagaagtgAAGCCAAGCCGTATATGGGGAGATAGAAAATGTTCAACTTCCGACATAGTAATTAACCAGGGCCCCACATCACCCCTTCCAAGCGGCATACCCACGTACACGGTGGAGATCATGAACGTGTGCGTCACCGGCTGCGACATCTCCGGCATCCACCTCAGCTGCGGCTGGTTCAGCTCCGCCCGCCTCATCAACCCTCGCGTCTTCAAGCGCCTCCGTTACAACGACTGTCTTGTCAACGCCGGCAGGCCTCTCGTCAGCGGCCGCACCGTGTCGTTCCAATACGCCAACACCTTCCGTTACCCGCTCTCTGTCTCCTCCGTTATCTGCTGA
- the LOC131335209 gene encoding scarecrow-like protein 14, with the protein MLIVMDEQAQVFSNQNQQDYVDVPSSLPSEGNTNHVSSCSSTCLRLEDALIGEEYFSDATLRLINQMLMEEDDLENKPCMFQECLALQATEKSFYDALGNEYTSPSNQSPLGFDFDDSPGSTKESFDSIDSFDNFVDVSNWLLDREERDRDFYSENTFEESILPPTVPSNGSGEGYSVESHFSPLKALESSNGSVGEEDENKREKSPNRSREKKTRDREDGGDFADGGRGNKQLASSAQESDDQFEMYDKVLLCPPMNPNSHRDSSLFLVRDHHAFPNGVNKKSQQNQNEQSKGSNGGGGGNAEKEGNEKEVVDLMTLLSQCAQAVSIADHKNAYNLLNQIKQHSSPYGDGVERLAHYFGNALEARLVGTGAALYAALATKRISTADILRGYEVHVRACPFNWLSNGYANRSIRTLVQDSQRLHIIDFGILYGFQWPCLIQNLSVRPGGPPRVQITGIDFPQPGFRPSERVEETGRRLATYCERFGVPFQFNAIAKKWDNINLDDLKIESDEVLVVNCLYRLRNVPDETVAENCPRDGVLNLVRRINPDMFIHGVLNGACNGPFFISRFREAIRVASSLFDMFEATVPREDEGRRMYEKEVWGRDIMNVIACEDTERIERPETYKQWQIRNVRAGFRQLPLNREILRELKGIVKVHYNKNFTVEEDGKWMLQGWKGRIMFALSCWKPIKES; encoded by the coding sequence ATGCTCATAGTCATGGATGAACAAGCACAAGTATTTTCGAACCAAAATCAACAGGACTACGTCGATGTACCTTCTTCCCTTCCAAGTGAAGGGAACACAAATCACGTTTCCTCTTGTTCATCCACTTGTCTGAGATTGGAGGATGCATTAATAGGAGAAGAATATTTCTCCGATGCAACTCTCAGGCTGATAAACCAGATGCTCATGGAAGAAGACGACTTGGAAAATAAGCCATGCATGTTCCAAGAGTGCTTGGCTCTCCAAGCCACTGAAAAATCCTTCTACGATGCTCTCGGCAACGAATACACTTCTCCTTCCAATCAAAGCCCTCTTGGGTTCGACTTTGATGATTCCCCTGGTTCCACGAAGGAAAGTTTCGATAGCATTGATTCATTCGACAACTTCGTCGACGTGTCCAATTGGCTTCTCGATCGAGAGGAACGCGATCGAGATTTTTACTCTGAGAACACATTTGAGGAGTCCATTTTGCCGCCAACCGTCCCTTCAAATGGATCCGGTGAGGGGTACTCAGTGGAATCCCATTTTAGTCCATTAAAGGCTTTAGAATCCTCCAACGGGAGCGTGggagaagaagatgagaatAAGCGGGAGAAGTCGCCAAATAGATCGAGGGAAAAGAAAACTCGTGATCGAGAGGACGGAGGCGATTTCGCGGATGGTGGCCGGGGTAACAAGCAATTGGCTAGTTCTGCTCAAGAGTCCGATGACCAATTTGAGATGTACGATAAGGTCTTGCTCTGCCCTCCCATGAATCCCAATTCGCATCGGGACTCCTCCCTGTTTCTCGTTCGTGATCACCATGCCTTCCCAAATGGGGTCAACAAGAAATCGCAGCAGAATCAGAATGAGCAATCGAAAGGGTCTaacggaggaggaggagggaacGCTGAGAAGGAAGGCAACGAAAAGGAAGTGGTGGATTTGATGACTCTCCTATCTCAGTGTGCACAAGCTGTTTCAATCGCCGACCATAAGAATGCGTACAACCTATTGAACCAGATCAAACAACACTCTTCTCCTTACGGGGACGGAGTCGAAAGATTGGCACACTATTTTGGTAATGCACTCGAGGCGCGTTTGGTTGGCACTGGGGCAGCATTATATGCTGCCCTAGCCACCAAGAGAATTTCAACTGCTGATATCCTGAGAGGCTACGAGGTACATGTCAGAGCGTGCCCTTTCAACTGGTTGTCTAACGGGTATGCAAATAGATCGATTAGAACCCTCGTTCAGGATTCGCAAAGGCTTCACATCATAGATTTCGGTATTCTGTATGGGTTCCAATGGCCTTGTCTTATCCAAAACTTGTCCGTGAGGCCCGGCGGGCCACCTAGGGTTCAAATTACGGGAATCGACTTTCCCCAACCAGGTTTTCGCCCATCTGAAAGGGTTGAGGAAACCGGGAGGAGACTTGCGACTTATTGCGAAAGATTTGGTGTCCCATTTCAGTTCAATGCCATAGCAAAGAAATGGGACAATATCAATCTTGATGATCTTAAGATCGAGAGTGACGAGGTTCTTGTCGTCAATTGTTTGTACAGGCTAAGGAACGTGCCAGATGAGACGGTGGCGGAGAACTGTCCGCGGGATGGTGTTCTCAACTTGGTGAGGAGGATCAATCCGGATATGTTCATCCATGGAGTCCTGAACGGGGCGTGCAATGGTCCTTTCTTCATCTCGCGATTCAGGGAGGCGATCAGGGTTGCCTCTTCATTGTTCGATATGTTCGAAGCTACAGTACCGCGTGAAGATGAGGGGAGGCGTATGTATGAGAAAGAGGTGTGGGGAAGGGATATTATGAATGTAATCGCGTGCGAGGACACCGAGAGGATTGAGAGGCCTGAAACGTACAAGCAGTGGCAAATCAGGAACGTGCGAGCTGGGTTCAGGCAACTCCCGTTGAACCGGGAGATATTGAGGGAATTGAAGGGTATTGTGAAGGTGCATTACAACAAGAATTTCACAGTGGAAGAGGATGGGAAATGGATGCTTCAAGGATGGAAGGGTCGGATCATGTTTGCTCTCTCTTGTTGGAAGCCTATCAAGGAGTCATAG